A portion of the Melanotaenia boesemani isolate fMelBoe1 chromosome 2, fMelBoe1.pri, whole genome shotgun sequence genome contains these proteins:
- the slc2a6 gene encoding solute carrier family 2, facilitated glucose transporter member 6, with protein sequence MLSILLLEAQLGSRSRETRGEPRPVTDYKNQTAVITTAATFCTAANMDEETPLLNRRATSSGFKINNSRLFLAVFSAVLGNFNFGYSLVYSSPVLPKFKSPEAEPRLRMDTEQAAWFGSIYSLGAVAGGLGAMLLNDLIGRKLSIMMSAVPSTVGYMLMGGAVDLWMLHLGRFLTGVAGGMTAASIPVYISEISHKEVRGALGSCPQITAVFGTLTLYILGLVVPWRWLAVAGSVPAVLMVVLLVFMPSSPRRLLSLGRELQAEKALRWLRGPDYDTQTELRAIQHSINTQVKLTWSQLAKPIYYRPILISVVMRFLQQMTGVTPILVYLEPIFAKSKVSLEPRYDAAIVGAVRLCAVAIAAFLMDKAGRKALLYTSSMLMFASTLTLTMISHTTPCTPGPLNHTALDFISHKDLGTTLQASQQTATSLIPLISTVVFIFGYAMGWGPITWLLMSEVLPLVARGKASGLCVTVSWLTAFVLTHAFTHLVDSYGLYVPYLLFTVVCVLCLLFNAVCIPETRGRSLEEIENYFRTGRSFTIRHSDTQSS encoded by the exons ATGCTCTCTATTCTTTTGTTGGAAGCTCAGCTGGGATCACGTAGCAGAGAAACAAG GGGGGAACCAAGACCTGTAACGGATTACAAAAATCAAACAGCTGTGATAACAACTGCTGCTACTTTTTGTACTGCTGCAAACATGGATGAAGAGACACCACTGCTGAACAGAAGAGCAACGTCATCTGGTTTCAAG ATTAATAACTCCAGACTGTTCCTGGCCGTGTTCTCAGCAGTTCTGGGGAACTTCAATTTTGGTTACTCTCTTGTCTACTCGTCTCCTGTCCTGCCAAAGTTTAAGAGTCCTGAAGCTGAGCCTCGGCTCAGGATGGACACAGAGCAGGCTGCCTGGTTTGGATCCATCTATTCCCTCGGAGCAGTGGCCGGCGGGCTGGGGGCCATGCTGCTCAATGACCTGATTGGGCGGAAGCTGAGCATCATGATGTCAGCCGTGCCCTCCACTGTTGG GTACATGCTGATGGGGGGAGCTGTGGACTTGTGGATGCTCCACTTGGGACGGTTTCTGACAGGTGTTGCCGGGGGGATGACTGCAGCATCAATTCCA GTTTACATTTCAGAGATCTCCCACAAAGAGGTGAGAGGAGCCCTTGGCTCCTGTCCTCAGATCACAGCTGTGTTTGGGACCCTGACGCTCTATATTCTTG GTCTAGTGGTACCATGGCGATGGTTGGCGGTGGCAGGGTCTGTGCCAGCTGTGCTGATGGTTGTGTTGCTGGTCTTTATGCCCTCCTCACCCAGGAGGCTCCTCTCTCTTGGCCGAGAGCTGCAGGCGGAGAAGGCTCTCCGCTGGCTTCGTGGACCTGATTATGACACACAAACTGAGCTCCGTGCCATTCAG cacagcatCAACACACAGGTTAAACTCACATGGTCTCAGCTGGCTAAACCCATCTACTACCGGCCCATCTTGATTTCAGTGGTGATGCGTTTTCTACAGCAGATGACGGGCGTCACACCAATTCTAGTCTACCTGGAACCCATCTTTGCTAAGAGCAAAGTCTCCTTGGAGCCCAG ATACGATGCCGCCATTGTGGGTGCTGTCCGCCTGTGTGCTGTTGCTATTGCAGCCTTTTTGATGGATAAAGCAGGACGCAAAGCACTGCTGTACACTTCAAGCATGCTGATGTTTGCGTCCACTCTGACTTTGACCATGATCTCCCACACCACACCATGTACTCCAGGTCCTCTAAACCACACAGCTCTGGACTTCATCTCCCATAAGGACTTGGGCACCACTTTACAGGCCAGCCAACAAACTGCTACAAGCCTCATTCCTCTCATTAGTACTGTTGTGTTTATCTTTG GATACGCCATGGGATGGGGCCCAATTACATGGCTGCTGATGTCAGAGGTCCTCCCACTTGTTGCCAGGGGCAAGGCTTCGGGACTGTGCGTCACTGTCAGCTGGTTGACGGCCTTTGTGCTCACACATGCCTTCACTCACCTGGTGGATAGTTACGGCCTGTATGTGCCCTACCTGCTTTTCACCGTGGTGTGTGTCCTCTGCCTACTGTTCAACGCTGTGTGTATCCCAGAGACTCGTGGCCGCTCGCTGGAAGAAATTGAGAACTATTTCAGAACAGGACGCTCATTCACAATCAGACATTCTGATACACAGTCCAGTTGA